A stretch of the Vigna radiata var. radiata cultivar VC1973A chromosome 7, Vradiata_ver6, whole genome shotgun sequence genome encodes the following:
- the LOC106767103 gene encoding GDSL esterase/lipase At2g23540: protein MAFHCYDMLVLVVFLVNISFYGRVDGQKNALGASFIFGDSLVDAGNNNYLSTLSKANIPPNGIDFKASGGNPTGRYTNGRTIGDIVGEELGQPNYAVPFLAPNATGKTILSGVNYASGGGGIMNATGRIFVNRIGMDVQIDYFSITRKEIDKLLGESKAKEYIRKKSIFSITVGANDFLNNYLLPVLSIGARISQSPDSFIDDMITHFRAQLTRLYKMDARKFVIGNVGPIGCIPYQKTINQLNEDECVDLANKLALQYNARLKDLVAELNDNLPGATFVLANVYDLVSELIKNYKKYGFKTASRACCGNGGQFAGIIPCGPTSSMCSDRYKHVFWDPYHPSEAANLILAKQLLDGDNRYISPVNLRQLRDL, encoded by the exons ATGGCTTTCCATTGTTATGACATGTtggtgcttgtggtttttctaGTGAACATTAGCTTTTATGGAAGGGTAGATGGTCAGAAAAACGCTTTAGGAGCCTCTTTCATCTTTGGAGATTCATTGGTTGATGCTGGAAACAATAACTATTTGTCAACTCTTTCTAAGGCAAACATCCCTCCCAACGGAATTGATTTCAAGGCCTCTGGGGGAAACCCCACCGGCCGCTACACCAACGGAAGAACCATTGGTGATATAGTTG gAGAGGAATTGGGACAACCAAATTATGCTGTACCATTTTTAGCACCAAATGCAACAGGGAAAACCATACTGAGTGGAGTGAACTATGCTTCGGGAGGGGGAGGGATAATGAATGCCACTGGAAGGATATTT gTGAATAGAATAGGAATGGATGTTCAAATAGATTACTTCAGCAtaacaagaaaagaaattgacaaACTGCTGGGTGAATCAAAAGCGAAAGAGTACATAAGGAAGAAATCCATTTTCTCTATCACAGTTGGGGCCAATGATTTTCTCAACAATTACCTTCTCCCAGTTCTCTCCATCGGAGCCAGAATTTCTCAAAGTCCAGATTCTTTCATAGATGACATGATTACTCATTTCAGGGCCCAACTCACG AGACTGTACAAAATGGACGCTCGAAAGTTCGTGATAGGAAACGTTGGGCCAATAGGATGCATACCTTACCAGAAGACCATAAATCAGCTTAACGAAGATGAGTGTGTGGATTTGGCCAACAAACTGGCGCTTCAATACAATGCTCGATTGAAGGATTTGGTTGCGGAGCTAAACGACAACTTACCCGGTGCCACCTTCGTCCTTGCCAATGTCTACGATTTAGTCTCTgaacttataaaaaattataagaaatacG GGTTCAAAACAGCAAGTAGAGCTTGCTGCGGGAATGGGGGCCAATTCGCAGGGATAATTCCATGTGGGCCTACTTCGAGTATGTGCAGTGATAGGTACAAGCACGTGTTCTGGGATCCTTATCACCCAAGCGAAGCTGCAAACCTAATCCTCGCTAAGCAGCTACTTGACGGAGACAACAGATACATATCTCCTGTCAATCTTAGGCAGCTCAGGGATCTTTGA